From a region of the Triticum aestivum cultivar Chinese Spring chromosome 7D, IWGSC CS RefSeq v2.1, whole genome shotgun sequence genome:
- the LOC123165228 gene encoding vacuolar iron transporter homolog 1 has product MIGVGAVNESKRAMLVSGIAGFVSGACSMAIDEFVSVYAQYNIEVAQIKRTRDVDGGSGDRSNLPSPTLAAGAAALAFAAGAALPLLSGGFVRTWAGRVAAVCPSAAGECLSTARRRTPASRCPSRSARDRRTS; this is encoded by the coding sequence ATGATCGGCGTCGGCGCCGTCAACGAGTCCAAGCGCGCGATGCTCGTGTCGGGCATCGCGGGGTTCGTGTCCGGCGCCTGCAGCATGGCCATCGACGAGTTCGTGTCCGTGTACGCGCAGTACAACATCGAGGTGGCCCAGATCAAGCGCACCCGCGACGTCGACGGGGGCAGCGGCGACAGGAGCAACCTGCCGAGCCCGACGctggcggcgggcgcggcggcccTGGCATTCGCGGCGGGCGCCGCGCTGCCGCTTCTGAGCGGCGGGTTCGTGCGGACGTGGGCGGGCAGGGTAGCGGCCGTGTGCCCGTCGGCCGCCGGTGAGTGCCTCAGCACCGCCCGACGGCGAACACCGGCTTCCCGGTGTCCTTCTCGTAGTGCTCGAGATCGGCGAACGAGTTGA
- the LOC123165227 gene encoding zinc finger protein ZOP1 codes for MTEYWVSQGNKWCDLCKIFISNNPFSIRTHELGKRHKDNVTQRLSTMQKDGAAKEKEQQQAAKALQLIEAKAKKSYQKDLENNQRNTDGDSSAAPGEGWVFDSTSGYYYDKATGLYYDSNSGFYYSDGLGKWVTQEEAYKWAETSKTNVAQSSTSQPKPAGGGGPVAGIKGGPAPGVVVTKPLNPMRAVKGAPSALAANKRKREDTKKPKVVSKEEEAALRAREAARKRVEDREKPLMGLYKTY; via the exons ATGACCGAG TATTGGGTGAGCCAAGGAAACAAATGGTGCGACTTGTGCAAAATCTTCATATCCAACAATCCCTTCAGCATCAGAACACATGAACTCGGCAAACGCCACAAGGACAATGTCACCCAAAGATTGTCTACGATGCAAAAGGATGGTGCTGCTAAGGAAAAGGAGCAGCAACAAGCAGCAAAAGCTCTCCAACTGATAGAGGCT AAAGCTAAAAAGAGTTACCAGAAAGATTTAGAGAATAACCAGAGAAACACTGATGGTGACAGTTCTGCAGCACCTGGAGAAG GATGGGTATTTGACTCAACTTCAGGATATTATTATGATAAAGCCACTGGACTTTATTACGACTCGAACTCTGGTTTCTATTATTCCGACGGATTAG GCAAATGGGTCACCCAGGAAGAGGCATACAAGTGGGCGGAAACCTCAAAAACCAATGTTGCGCAATCCTCGACCTCGCAACCAAAACCGGCTGGTGGAGGCGGGCCTGTCGCCGGTATTAAAGGAGGGCCAGCCCCAGGTGTGGTTGTCACGAAACCACTGAATCCGATGAGAGCTGTGAAGGGTGCTCCTTCAGCTCTTGCTGctaataagagaaaaagagaggacACCAAGAAGCCCAAGGTGGTctcgaaggaggaggaggcagcactCAGAGCACGGGAAGCAGCTCGGAAAAGAGTGGAGGACAGGGAGAAGCCTCTCATGGGATTGTACAAGACGTACTGA